From Anopheles arabiensis isolate DONGOLA chromosome 3, AaraD3, whole genome shotgun sequence, a single genomic window includes:
- the LOC120904338 gene encoding uncharacterized protein LOC120904338 has translation MRMASVLLRTRKPQNEADVPFQEVLPLKLKNHVSGKTDKTSDVACLQEMAVMFSCLKTNDFNESLCAKEVGNFQRCYKVYLDKKTAKKETSSKGVLVAGKDLNYKQLNKVLKKYPTSAQN, from the coding sequence ATGCGTATGGCTAGCGTATTGCTGCGTACACGCAAACCACAGAACGAAGCGGACGTCCCGTTTCAGGAGGTGCTGCCGCTGAAGCTGAAAAACCATGTGAGCGGCAAAACGGACAAAACGAGCGATGTCGCCTGCCTGCAGGAGATGGCGGTGATGTTTTCCTGCCTGAAGACGAACGACTTCAACGAGAGCCTGTGCGCGAAGGAGGTGGGCAACTTCCAGCGGTGCTACAAAGTGTACCTCGACAAGAAAACGGCCAAAAAGGAAACGTCCAGCAAGGGTGTGCTGGTGGCGGGGAAGGACCTCAACTACAAGCAGCTAAACAAGGTGCTGAAAAAGTATCCCACATCGGCACAGAATTAG